The Streptomyces kanamyceticus genome window below encodes:
- a CDS encoding response regulator, with protein MIEVLVVDDDVRVADVNAAYVAKIPGFRVAAKAHNAAEALRLVEDVPVDLVLLDHYLPDETGLSVVRTLRERGHQTDVIMVTAARDVATVQAAMRHGALQYLVKPFSYGGLRAKLDAYATLRRTLDGGGEAEQAEVDRIFGALSATTAPDLPKGHSPTTAELVRRALMAAEGPLSAQELADHTRLSRQTAQRYLKLLERAGRVRLSLKYGDTGRPEHRYEWAASV; from the coding sequence ATGATCGAGGTCCTGGTCGTGGACGACGACGTCCGGGTCGCGGACGTCAACGCCGCCTATGTGGCGAAGATCCCCGGCTTCCGGGTCGCGGCGAAGGCGCACAACGCGGCCGAGGCGCTCCGGCTCGTCGAGGACGTCCCCGTGGACCTGGTCCTGCTGGACCATTACCTGCCGGACGAGACGGGCCTTTCGGTCGTACGTACGTTGCGTGAGCGCGGCCACCAGACCGACGTGATCATGGTGACCGCGGCGCGCGACGTGGCCACGGTGCAGGCGGCGATGCGACACGGCGCGCTCCAGTACCTGGTCAAGCCGTTCTCCTACGGGGGCCTGCGCGCCAAGCTCGACGCGTACGCGACCCTGCGTCGCACCCTGGACGGCGGCGGCGAGGCCGAACAGGCCGAGGTCGACCGGATCTTCGGCGCCCTCTCGGCAACCACGGCGCCCGACCTGCCCAAGGGCCACTCCCCCACCACGGCGGAGCTGGTGCGAAGGGCCCTGATGGCCGCTGAGGGGCCGCTCTCCGCCCAGGAGCTGGCGGACCACACCCGACTGAGCCGTCAGACGGCACAGCGCTATCTGAAGCTCCTGGAACGCGCGGGCCGGGTCAGACTGAGCCTCAAGTACGGCGACACCGGCCGCCCGGAGCACCGCTACGAGTGGGCGGCGAGCGTCTAG
- a CDS encoding DUF485 domain-containing protein, with protein sequence MEKRDGPEAGSGRGGGGQGRIGDQRDPWYDALASGWGELDGTGVPASVTPSPAASERQGASPADIYLEAQRSEAFQEVRSRYRRFVFPGVAVFFTWYVAYVVTATTAPGLMARPVAGAVNVAMLAGLGQFLTTFLLTWAYARHARLRRDRAALDLRWAVFEQKREQEQEQRRVREVAREQGAER encoded by the coding sequence GTGGAGAAGCGCGACGGGCCCGAGGCGGGGTCTGGCCGGGGCGGTGGGGGGCAGGGCCGGATCGGTGATCAGAGGGATCCCTGGTACGACGCGCTCGCCTCCGGCTGGGGAGAGTTGGACGGCACGGGCGTGCCGGCTTCCGTGACGCCGTCCCCGGCGGCCTCTGAGCGGCAGGGTGCGAGTCCTGCCGACATCTATCTGGAGGCGCAGCGCAGCGAGGCCTTCCAGGAAGTGCGCAGCCGGTACCGGCGGTTCGTGTTTCCGGGCGTTGCGGTTTTCTTCACCTGGTACGTCGCGTATGTCGTGACCGCGACGACGGCGCCCGGGCTGATGGCCCGGCCCGTTGCCGGCGCGGTGAATGTGGCGATGCTCGCGGGGCTCGGGCAGTTCCTCACGACCTTCCTGCTGACCTGGGCGTATGCCCGGCATGCGCGGCTGCGCAGGGATCGCGCGGCGCTGGATCTGCGCTGGGCCGTCTTCGAGCAGAAGCGGGAGCAGGAACAGGAGCAGCGGCGGGTGCGTGAGGTGGCGCGGGAGCAGGGGGCCGAGCGATGA
- a CDS encoding response regulator transcription factor: MTENDGATGAADDGAGKAADDGAGKSVGDGRAAGAKPPARVIVVDDQTVVREGIVMLLGLLPGIEVVGSGGDGEEAVRLVAELAPDVVLMDLRMPRCDGAEATRRIRAEYPGTQVVVLTTYADDDSLFPALRAGARGYLTKDAGGDEIVRAVEDVLSGDAGLSPSIQRRLLERLSEPDAGPAAAAEPPDGLTARETEVLVLIAEGMSNHEIARALHVSTATVKTHINNLFAKTGLKDRAQAVRYAYRHGLAKPPGSVRV, translated from the coding sequence ATGACAGAGAACGACGGTGCCACCGGGGCCGCGGACGACGGAGCGGGCAAGGCCGCGGACGACGGGGCGGGCAAGTCAGTGGGTGACGGGAGGGCGGCCGGGGCGAAGCCGCCCGCGCGGGTGATCGTGGTCGACGACCAGACCGTGGTGCGCGAGGGCATCGTGATGCTGCTCGGACTGCTCCCCGGCATCGAGGTGGTGGGCTCCGGGGGTGATGGCGAGGAGGCCGTCCGGCTCGTGGCCGAACTCGCACCGGACGTGGTGCTGATGGATCTGCGCATGCCCCGTTGCGACGGGGCGGAGGCCACGCGGCGTATCCGTGCGGAGTATCCGGGGACGCAGGTCGTCGTGCTCACCACGTACGCCGACGACGACTCGCTGTTCCCCGCGCTGAGGGCGGGCGCGCGCGGCTATCTCACCAAGGACGCGGGCGGGGACGAGATCGTGCGAGCCGTCGAGGATGTGCTCTCGGGGGACGCGGGGCTCTCGCCGAGCATCCAACGGCGGCTCCTGGAGCGGCTGTCGGAGCCGGATGCCGGGCCCGCTGCCGCCGCCGAGCCGCCGGACGGCCTCACCGCGCGGGAGACCGAAGTGCTCGTACTGATCGCGGAGGGGATGTCGAATCACGAGATTGCCAGGGCCCTGCACGTCTCCACCGCGACGGTGAAGACGCACATCAACAATCTCTTCGCGAAGACGGGCCTGAAGGACCGTGCGCAGGCCGTGCGCTACGCCTACCGGCACGGACTCGCCAAGCCTCCGGGGAGCGTGCGCGTCTGA
- a CDS encoding sensor histidine kinase, with protein MSWDRWTRWPSREALTWAGMSVARLWFVRVLRVSILGSLLWEAFHKERGWPLVAGVALVVAVTFFGWAFFRISYAHRLWPSLALMVLLLASALAAELGEWRLLALVLWCGSAISALERLPLVASAPCVLVGMTGFVAYNDDSWLTTALTVVGLVLAGYTLRLDAEARGSAHRLLTQERAARAAEAESAALAERARIAREIHDVLAHSLSAQLVHLEAARLLIERDATKQQILDRVVAARSMAREGLAETRQALSALRGEMTPVEDFLRELVTTDHASVTVTGEQRPLPAEASQAVRRVAQEALTNVRKHAPGAKVQVCLEYGEAEVRLVVRDSGGPAGELAASGAGYGLLGMRERAELLGGSLQAGPGEEGFVVTLRVPG; from the coding sequence GTGAGCTGGGACCGATGGACGCGATGGCCTTCCAGGGAGGCACTCACCTGGGCGGGGATGAGTGTCGCCCGGCTGTGGTTCGTCAGGGTCCTGCGCGTGTCGATCCTCGGCAGCCTGCTGTGGGAAGCGTTCCACAAGGAACGGGGCTGGCCTTTGGTGGCCGGGGTGGCCCTGGTCGTGGCGGTCACCTTCTTCGGATGGGCGTTCTTCCGTATCTCGTACGCTCATCGGCTGTGGCCGTCGCTGGCGTTGATGGTGCTGCTCCTGGCGTCCGCGCTCGCCGCGGAGCTCGGTGAGTGGAGGCTCCTCGCCCTGGTGCTGTGGTGCGGCTCGGCCATCTCCGCACTGGAACGGCTGCCGCTGGTCGCCAGTGCTCCCTGTGTGCTCGTGGGGATGACCGGGTTCGTCGCGTACAACGACGACAGCTGGCTCACCACGGCACTCACCGTCGTAGGGCTCGTGCTGGCCGGATACACCCTGAGGCTCGACGCGGAGGCGCGGGGAAGTGCCCACCGCCTGCTGACGCAGGAGCGGGCGGCGCGCGCCGCGGAGGCGGAGTCGGCCGCGCTCGCCGAGCGGGCCCGGATCGCGCGCGAGATCCACGACGTGCTCGCGCACAGTCTCTCCGCGCAGCTCGTCCACCTCGAGGCGGCCCGGCTGCTGATCGAGAGGGACGCGACCAAGCAGCAGATCCTGGACCGTGTGGTGGCGGCGCGGTCCATGGCCCGCGAGGGGCTTGCCGAGACCAGACAGGCGCTCTCCGCGTTGCGCGGGGAGATGACCCCGGTCGAGGATTTCCTGCGCGAGCTGGTCACGACGGACCACGCGTCGGTCACCGTGACGGGAGAGCAGCGCCCGCTGCCGGCCGAGGCGTCCCAGGCGGTGCGCAGGGTGGCGCAGGAGGCTCTGACGAACGTGCGCAAGCACGCTCCGGGCGCGAAGGTGCAGGTGTGTCTCGAGTATGGCGAGGCTGAAGTGAGGCTGGTGGTAAGGGATTCGGGTGGACCTGCGGGGGAGCTCGCCGCCTCCGGGGCCGGGTACGGTCTGCTGGGAATGCGTGAGCGGGCCGAGCTGCTGGGTGGATCCCTGCAGGCAGGGCCGGGCGAGGAGGGCTTCGTGGTGACGCTGAGGGTGCCGGGATGA
- a CDS encoding DUF1453 family protein has translation MSGLTNAVVICAVVVLVIARQFKAQQIGTDRRWWVIPAVLVFLAVREPDVIDHHHQAASVALLVAELLVGLAMGVGWARTSHVWTEADGTAWSKGTKATALVWAVGIGLRAGLFGLGAVLDVRQGSATLMLALAATLLVRSGLLLQRAGAGRRTYGVAGAAYEPLRKDPV, from the coding sequence ATGTCCGGGCTCACCAATGCTGTGGTGATCTGCGCCGTTGTGGTGCTCGTGATCGCGCGCCAGTTCAAGGCGCAGCAGATCGGCACGGACCGGCGCTGGTGGGTCATACCGGCGGTCCTCGTCTTCCTCGCAGTCCGCGAGCCCGACGTGATCGACCACCATCACCAGGCGGCGTCCGTGGCGCTGCTCGTCGCGGAGTTGCTCGTCGGCCTGGCCATGGGCGTCGGCTGGGCACGCACCTCGCACGTCTGGACCGAGGCCGACGGCACCGCGTGGAGCAAGGGGACCAAGGCCACCGCGCTGGTCTGGGCCGTCGGGATCGGGCTGCGGGCCGGTCTGTTCGGGCTCGGCGCGGTGCTGGATGTGCGCCAGGGCAGCGCCACTCTGATGCTGGCGCTGGCGGCCACGCTGCTGGTCCGCAGCGGGTTGCTCCTGCAGCGGGCCGGTGCCGGACGCCGGACGTACGGTGTTGCCGGTGCGGCGTACGAACCCCTGCGGAAGGACCCTGTGTGA
- a CDS encoding sucrase ferredoxin, with amino-acid sequence MSTCATASRDLNEPLAGTAATARTWLLIEQPGPWGAKALTSSHLDPEIGRALERAAEGTGVRVALIRRPGRHADCHAPTRHQVYLAHTAPGRTWLRGQVIDDPRQLLDLDFTALGTGDHGGFGAPHTGAPLALVCTNGKRDRCCALLGRPLAAELAALGEEGAWEVTHLGGHRFSPTLLVLPYGYAYGRAGADAVKEVLAAVRTGRVVTEGCRGSSAWERPGQAAELAVRASTGEDAAEALSVVHTDGTAPRWQVTVAHADGRRWRVLVAQEASLPPRPESCGGALGSPARMDVVAVREIEIPATVTTE; translated from the coding sequence GTGAGTACGTGCGCGACCGCTTCGCGGGACCTGAACGAGCCTCTCGCGGGGACTGCCGCCACCGCCAGGACATGGCTCCTCATCGAACAACCCGGCCCCTGGGGCGCCAAGGCGCTGACCTCAAGCCATCTCGACCCGGAGATCGGCCGCGCCCTGGAGAGGGCCGCGGAGGGCACCGGCGTACGCGTCGCGCTCATCCGCCGCCCGGGGCGGCACGCCGACTGCCACGCGCCCACCCGGCACCAGGTGTACCTCGCCCACACCGCACCGGGCCGTACCTGGCTGCGCGGCCAAGTGATCGACGATCCCCGGCAGTTGCTGGACCTGGACTTCACGGCCCTCGGCACCGGCGACCACGGCGGATTCGGCGCCCCGCACACGGGAGCCCCGCTCGCCCTCGTCTGCACCAACGGCAAGCGCGACCGTTGCTGCGCCCTGCTCGGCAGGCCGCTGGCCGCCGAGCTCGCCGCGCTCGGCGAAGAAGGCGCCTGGGAGGTCACTCACCTGGGCGGCCACCGCTTCTCGCCCACGCTGCTCGTGCTGCCGTACGGATACGCGTACGGCAGGGCCGGGGCGGACGCCGTCAAGGAGGTCCTCGCCGCGGTCCGCACCGGCCGCGTCGTCACCGAAGGGTGTCGGGGCAGTTCCGCCTGGGAGCGCCCGGGACAGGCCGCCGAGCTGGCGGTGCGCGCCTCGACGGGCGAGGACGCCGCGGAGGCCCTGAGCGTCGTCCACACGGACGGCACGGCCCCGCGCTGGCAGGTGACCGTCGCCCACGCCGACGGCCGCCGCTGGCGGGTTCTCGTCGCCCAGGAAGCCTCGCTGCCGCCCCGCCCCGAGAGCTGCGGTGGGGCCCTCGGGTCTCCGGCGCGGATGGACGTGGTGGCGGTACGGGAGATCGAGATCCCCGCCACAGTGACTACGGAGTAG
- a CDS encoding solute symporter family protein, whose product MTGDHQTLALLLFGVFVAVTLAITTWVSRNRHGSAEEFYAGGRLFSPMENGFAIAGDYMSAASFLGISGLIALFGYDGLLYSVGFLVAWLVVLFLVAELVRNCGRFTLADVVAARMRERPVRIAAGTSSVTVSVLYLVAQMVGAGSLVALLLGGTSGAAQTWTVIGVGALMVIYVSMGGMRATTWIQIVKAVLLMCGTIALTVLVLMRFHGNFDLLLRTAADHSGQGERFLAPGLRYGGDWTSRLDFISLGLALVLGTAGLPHILSRFYTVPTARAARRSVVWSIGLIGSFYLMTIVLGFGAAAIVGSDAVRGSNAAGNTAVPLLALDLGGGADSTGGTVLFAIVAAIAFATILAVVAGITLASSASVAHDLYASLRRRNAKPRSEVAVARLAAAGIGVLAIGLGLLARDLNVAFLVGLAFAVAASANLPVLLYSLFWRNFTTRGAVWSVYGGLLPALTLVVLSPVVSGGPDSLFPGVDFQYFPLENPGLVSIPLGFLAGWLGTLTSREPADEAKHAETEVRSLTGSGAV is encoded by the coding sequence ATGACCGGTGATCATCAGACCCTCGCGCTGCTGCTGTTCGGCGTGTTCGTGGCCGTCACGCTCGCCATCACCACGTGGGTGAGCCGCAATCGGCATGGTTCGGCGGAGGAGTTCTACGCGGGCGGACGGCTCTTCTCGCCCATGGAGAATGGTTTTGCCATCGCGGGTGACTACATGTCGGCCGCCTCGTTCCTCGGCATCTCCGGGCTGATCGCGCTCTTCGGGTACGACGGGCTGCTCTACTCGGTGGGCTTTCTCGTGGCCTGGCTCGTGGTGCTGTTCCTGGTGGCCGAACTGGTGCGCAACTGCGGACGGTTCACGCTCGCCGACGTCGTCGCCGCGCGGATGCGGGAGCGTCCGGTGCGGATCGCGGCGGGAACGTCCTCGGTGACCGTGTCCGTTCTCTATCTGGTGGCGCAGATGGTGGGGGCGGGCTCGCTGGTGGCGCTGCTGCTCGGGGGGACGAGCGGGGCGGCGCAGACCTGGACGGTGATCGGTGTCGGCGCGCTCATGGTGATCTACGTGTCGATGGGAGGGATGCGGGCCACCACCTGGATCCAGATCGTCAAGGCGGTCCTGTTGATGTGCGGCACGATCGCGCTGACCGTGCTCGTCCTGATGCGTTTCCACGGAAACTTCGACCTGTTGCTGCGGACCGCCGCCGATCACAGTGGACAGGGAGAGCGGTTCCTCGCGCCCGGGTTGAGGTACGGCGGGGACTGGACCTCGCGGCTGGACTTCATCAGCCTCGGGCTCGCGCTCGTGCTCGGCACCGCCGGGCTGCCGCACATCCTCTCGCGCTTCTACACCGTGCCGACCGCGCGGGCCGCCCGGCGCTCGGTGGTCTGGTCGATCGGGCTCATCGGGAGCTTCTACCTGATGACGATCGTGCTGGGTTTCGGGGCGGCGGCCATCGTGGGGTCTGACGCGGTGCGCGGGTCGAACGCCGCGGGGAACACGGCAGTTCCGCTGCTCGCGCTCGATCTGGGCGGTGGTGCGGACTCCACAGGGGGAACGGTTCTGTTCGCGATCGTCGCCGCCATCGCCTTCGCCACGATCCTCGCCGTGGTCGCCGGGATCACGCTCGCCTCGTCGGCGTCCGTGGCCCACGACCTGTATGCCTCCTTGCGGCGGCGGAACGCGAAGCCGCGCAGTGAGGTGGCGGTGGCGCGTCTTGCCGCGGCCGGGATCGGCGTGCTGGCGATCGGGCTCGGGCTGCTGGCCCGCGACCTCAATGTGGCGTTCCTGGTGGGCCTCGCCTTCGCGGTCGCCGCGTCCGCCAATCTGCCGGTGCTGCTCTACTCGCTGTTCTGGCGGAACTTCACCACGCGGGGCGCGGTGTGGTCGGTGTACGGGGGACTGTTGCCCGCGCTCACGCTGGTCGTGCTGTCGCCCGTGGTCTCCGGAGGGCCCGATTCGCTCTTTCCTGGCGTCGATTTCCAGTACTTCCCCCTGGAGAACCCCGGTCTCGTCTCCATCCCGCTGGGCTTCCTCGCCGGATGGCTCGGCACGCTGACCTCGCGCGAGCCCGCCGACGAGGCCAAGCACGCGGAGACAGAGGTACGGTCGCTGACCGGCTCCGGGGCGGTGTAA
- a CDS encoding citrate synthase family protein, with protein sequence MTDQGTPREGRRLSTKEAAELLGVKPETVYAYVSRGQLSSSRGAGSRGSTFDAKEVEALARRNRREPAAPTSANELSVRTRITLIDKDRYYYRGVDAAQLALTHSYEEVAEWLWTGALRPGIGFIAPRETVSTARRAVNALPEHSGPTDRLRVAAISAATADPLRFDLSEEAVIGTARSLIPTLVAALPPVLPGHRDEGPLARRLWARLTGRKPGEAALHALDTALALLVDHDLAASTLAVRVAASARAHPYAAVSAGLGVLEGPLHGAASGLAHRMLLDVLDRGSATPVVADELRAGRRVPGLGHRLYPGEDPRAQALFGLLEEMPSAGSALAAARDVVATTARHTNLHANVDLALAVLSASSGMPAEAGETIFAVARTAGWIAHALEEYDERPLRMRPSGQYVGMRPPQPMPSSS encoded by the coding sequence ATGACGGATCAAGGAACCCCGCGCGAGGGTCGGCGGCTCAGCACCAAGGAGGCCGCCGAACTGCTCGGAGTGAAGCCCGAGACCGTGTACGCGTACGTGAGCCGCGGCCAGCTCAGCAGCAGTCGCGGCGCCGGCTCACGGGGCAGCACCTTCGACGCCAAGGAGGTCGAGGCACTGGCCCGCAGGAACAGACGGGAACCCGCCGCTCCGACCTCCGCCAACGAACTCTCCGTACGCACCCGCATCACCTTGATCGACAAGGACCGCTACTACTACCGCGGCGTCGACGCGGCACAACTCGCCCTGACCCACTCCTACGAAGAGGTGGCCGAGTGGCTGTGGACCGGTGCCCTGCGCCCCGGCATCGGCTTCATCGCCCCCAGGGAGACCGTCAGCACGGCCCGTCGCGCCGTGAACGCGCTGCCCGAGCACAGCGGCCCGACGGACCGGCTGCGCGTCGCCGCGATCTCCGCCGCGACCGCCGACCCGCTCCGCTTCGACCTCTCCGAAGAAGCGGTCATCGGCACCGCGCGCTCCCTGATCCCCACGCTGGTCGCCGCGCTCCCGCCGGTCCTTCCCGGCCACCGGGACGAGGGCCCGCTGGCGCGACGCCTGTGGGCGCGGCTGACCGGCCGCAAGCCCGGCGAGGCCGCGCTGCACGCCCTGGACACCGCCCTCGCGCTGCTCGTCGACCACGATCTGGCCGCCTCGACGCTCGCCGTCCGCGTCGCCGCCTCCGCGCGCGCCCACCCCTACGCGGCGGTCTCGGCCGGACTCGGCGTCCTGGAGGGCCCGCTGCACGGGGCGGCCAGCGGTCTGGCCCACCGCATGCTCCTCGACGTACTCGACCGGGGCAGCGCGACCCCCGTCGTGGCCGACGAACTGCGCGCGGGACGCCGGGTCCCCGGGCTCGGCCACCGTCTCTACCCGGGCGAAGACCCGCGTGCGCAGGCGCTGTTCGGTCTCCTGGAGGAGATGCCGTCGGCGGGCTCCGCCCTCGCCGCGGCCCGCGACGTGGTGGCCACCACGGCCCGCCACACGAACCTGCACGCCAACGTCGACCTCGCCCTGGCCGTCCTCAGCGCCTCCTCGGGGATGCCCGCGGAAGCAGGCGAGACGATCTTCGCGGTGGCCCGCACGGCGGGCTGGATCGCACACGCCCTGGAGGAGTACGACGAACGGCCGCTGCGGATGCGCCCCAGCGGCCAGTACGTAGGTATGCGTCCGCCACAGCCCATGCCGTCCTCTTCGTAG
- a CDS encoding sensor histidine kinase, producing the protein MSPTSPARRLRLGLPRRVFSQVLLMQLAIAAGVAVLATGLFLAPLSDQLDDQAMRRALAIAQTTAAQPGIAEDLTSTAPRPDGAVQTAADRIRRASGAEYVVIMNKEGVRWSHTDRDQIGKVVSTDPSDALAGQDVMEIDNGTLGRSARGKVPLRDGEGHIVGAVSVGIEYDSVRARLIHSIPGLLAYAGGALAVGALAAYLISRRVQKQTRDLAFSDISALLAEREAMLHGIREGVVALDRGGRIRLLNDEAQRLLGLDGQAIGRPLDEALGEGRTTDVLAGRVTGTDLLTVRGQRVLIANRMPTDDGGAVATLRDRTELEQLGRELDSTRGLIDALRAQDHEHANRMHTLLGLLELEMYEEAAEFVGEVAGAHRVTAEQITEKIRDPLLAALLVGKATVAAERGVALDVPRDTALPDLLVDPGGLVTIVGNLVDNALDAAAGTRHARVEVSVRTEGRAVVLRVRDTGSGVPAEQRETIFTEGWSTKEPPAHGKRGIGLALVRRLAERQGGSARAGEAPEGGAEFTVVLPEALTEPELATTEEAR; encoded by the coding sequence ATGAGCCCGACCTCCCCCGCGCGACGCCTCCGCCTCGGCCTGCCCCGGCGCGTGTTCTCGCAGGTCCTGCTGATGCAGCTGGCGATCGCCGCCGGGGTCGCGGTGCTCGCCACGGGGCTCTTCCTCGCGCCGCTCAGCGACCAGCTCGACGACCAGGCGATGCGCCGCGCGCTCGCCATCGCGCAGACCACGGCGGCCCAGCCGGGGATCGCCGAGGACCTGACCTCCACGGCCCCCCGGCCGGACGGGGCCGTGCAGACCGCGGCCGACCGGATCCGGCGGGCCAGCGGCGCCGAGTACGTCGTGATCATGAACAAGGAGGGGGTGCGCTGGTCCCACACCGACCGGGACCAGATCGGCAAGGTCGTCTCCACCGACCCCAGCGACGCGCTCGCGGGCCAAGACGTCATGGAGATCGACAACGGCACCCTGGGCCGCTCTGCCCGCGGCAAGGTGCCGCTGCGGGACGGGGAGGGGCACATCGTGGGCGCCGTCTCCGTAGGCATCGAATACGACAGCGTGCGCGCCCGCCTGATCCACTCCATTCCCGGGCTGCTCGCCTACGCCGGAGGGGCGCTCGCGGTCGGCGCGCTCGCCGCGTACCTGATCTCCCGACGGGTGCAGAAGCAGACCCGCGACCTCGCCTTCTCGGACATCTCCGCGCTGCTCGCGGAGCGCGAGGCGATGCTCCACGGCATCCGCGAGGGCGTCGTCGCCCTGGACCGAGGGGGCAGGATCCGCCTGCTCAACGACGAGGCACAGCGCCTCCTGGGCCTCGACGGCCAAGCCATCGGACGGCCGCTGGACGAGGCCCTCGGCGAGGGCCGCACGACCGATGTCCTCGCGGGACGGGTCACCGGCACCGACCTCCTGACCGTGCGCGGTCAGCGCGTCCTGATCGCCAACCGCATGCCCACCGACGACGGCGGCGCCGTGGCCACCCTGCGCGACCGTACGGAGCTGGAGCAGCTCGGCCGCGAACTCGACTCCACCCGCGGTCTCATCGACGCCCTGCGCGCCCAGGACCACGAACACGCCAACCGCATGCACACCCTCCTCGGCCTGCTCGAACTGGAGATGTACGAGGAGGCCGCGGAGTTCGTCGGCGAGGTGGCGGGCGCGCACCGGGTGACCGCCGAGCAGATCACCGAGAAGATCCGCGACCCCTTGCTCGCGGCCCTCCTGGTCGGCAAGGCCACGGTCGCGGCGGAGCGCGGCGTCGCCCTCGACGTGCCGCGCGACACCGCGCTCCCTGACCTGCTCGTCGACCCGGGCGGCCTGGTCACGATCGTCGGCAACCTCGTCGACAACGCCCTCGACGCGGCCGCGGGCACCCGCCACGCACGCGTGGAGGTCTCCGTGCGCACCGAGGGACGCGCCGTCGTCCTGCGGGTGCGCGACACCGGCTCCGGAGTCCCCGCCGAGCAGCGCGAGACGATCTTCACCGAGGGCTGGAGCACCAAGGAGCCCCCGGCGCACGGCAAGCGGGGCATCGGCCTCGCCCTGGTGCGCAGACTCGCCGAGCGGCAGGGCGGCAGCGCCCGGGCCGGCGAGGCTCCCGAGGGCGGCGCCGAGTTCACCGTCGTCCTGCCCGAAGCGCTCACCGAGCCCGAGCTCGCCACTACGGAGGAAGCACGATGA
- a CDS encoding citrate synthase/methylcitrate synthase — MPINGSAATPAEPVEVPRGLAGVVVTETELGDVRGYEGFYHYRQYSAVELAQSRSFEDVWHLMFHGELPDAERSAAFAARTARLRHLPEEVRDALPAISRASALSGPLSGLRTALSLFGASKGFRPVYDIDDDRRREDALAAAAVVPTLLTALYRLGQGLAPVEPRDDLSYAANYLYMMTGSEPDPARGRAIEQYLISTIDHGFNASTFTARVIMSTGADVVACLVGAVGALSGPLHGGAPSRALDTLDAIGTPERIDGWIRERVLAGDRIMGFGHPVYRTEDPRSRMLRGIAGRFGGDMVEFAIEVERRVEAILAELKPGRELHTNVEFYAGVVMDLCGLPREMFTPTFAAARVVGWSANILEQARDSKIIRPAARYVGETPPVPVPPAPVRVA; from the coding sequence ATGCCGATCAATGGCTCCGCCGCCACCCCCGCCGAGCCGGTCGAGGTCCCACGAGGACTCGCCGGTGTCGTCGTCACCGAGACGGAACTCGGAGACGTCAGGGGATACGAGGGCTTCTACCACTACCGCCAGTACTCGGCCGTCGAGCTCGCGCAGAGCCGCAGCTTCGAGGACGTATGGCATCTGATGTTCCACGGCGAGCTGCCGGACGCGGAGCGGAGCGCCGCCTTCGCCGCGCGGACCGCGCGGCTGCGGCACCTGCCCGAGGAGGTGCGGGACGCGCTGCCCGCCATCTCCAGGGCCAGCGCGCTGTCGGGGCCGCTCTCCGGGCTGCGCACCGCTCTCTCGCTCTTCGGGGCGTCGAAGGGCTTCCGTCCGGTGTACGACATCGACGACGACCGGCGGCGTGAGGACGCCCTGGCCGCGGCCGCGGTGGTGCCGACCCTGCTCACGGCGCTCTACCGGCTCGGGCAGGGCCTCGCGCCCGTCGAGCCGCGCGACGACCTGTCGTACGCCGCCAACTACCTGTACATGATGACCGGTTCGGAGCCGGATCCCGCCCGGGGCCGGGCGATCGAGCAGTACTTGATCTCGACCATTGATCACGGCTTCAACGCGTCAACGTTCACGGCGCGGGTCATCATGTCGACCGGTGCGGATGTGGTGGCCTGTCTGGTGGGTGCGGTCGGGGCGCTCTCCGGGCCGCTGCACGGCGGGGCGCCGAGCCGGGCCCTCGACACGCTCGACGCGATCGGCACGCCCGAACGCATCGACGGCTGGATCCGCGAGCGGGTCCTCGCGGGCGATCGCATCATGGGCTTCGGTCATCCCGTCTACCGCACCGAGGACCCGCGCTCGCGCATGCTGCGGGGCATCGCGGGGCGGTTCGGCGGCGACATGGTCGAGTTCGCGATCGAGGTGGAGCGGCGGGTGGAGGCGATCCTGGCGGAGCTGAAGCCGGGGCGCGAACTGCACACGAACGTGGAGTTCTACGCCGGAGTCGTCATGGATCTCTGCGGTCTGCCGCGTGAGATGTTCACGCCGACGTTCGCCGCGGCGCGGGTGGTGGGCTGGAGCGCCAACATCCTGGAGCAGGCGCGGGATTCGAAGATCATTCGGCCTGCGGCGCGGTACGTGGGGGAGACTCCGCCGGTTCCGGTACCCCCGGCTCCCGTTCGGGTGGCCTAG